In Plasmodium brasilianum strain Bolivian I chromosome 12, whole genome shotgun sequence, the genomic window ttctttttccttttcatttttttttatcttttctttttccttttttccttttttccttttttccattttctcctttttttctttttttttttttttttgtgtttcaGCAAAAtaacgtatatttttttaatttttaaaaatcttATGATTTATGAGTTCAACGTTTAATatgtgatttttttttttttttgaaaaatttcaATTAGAATAGCTTATTTAGACATGTgcgtatgtgtatacatatgtacacatattatAGGCATATGTGCATGTGATTATATgcgcatgtatgtatacgttttcatttccattttacgattaaaaaatgtagaaagcAAATTGTGCACGTCCTCAAAATGTAAAGATagtgtaaaatatatttctgaaaaaaaaaattttacggAACAACAAACaagcttatttttatttttccttttatatgGCATTTAATGTACGACTCTCCAACCTAAAAAGGAGTTCTGCACACGTTCATAAACTCTTGATTATTACTCTCCCTTATTGCTGTTAGCGACTTGAAAAAATATGGCCCGTgtgcacgtatgtatatatgcgcatataaaatatatatatatatatatgtatgtatgtataaaccTATGTATGTGTGCCAGTCTCTTTTAAGTGTGCAATGTGAGAATTTCCTTCATTAATACATAGTGTAAATCATTTAATTACAATAGCTTCTTATGCTCGTCTTTTTTTCAGTGCAGCTACGTTTTTGACAATTCGCCTATTGCGCATTTGTTCAGTACATACGCATCAGCTATATATGCACtcatatatgaatacatatatatatatatatatatatatatatatatatacgtgcgtgtacacacatatacacacagcGAGAGTGATATATTGAATACATACCTATGCAGCTCATCTGCATCCCACCTCACGCGTTCATATGTTGAAGTAATTAAGATGGATACAAacgaaaatgatgaaaactTAACAGAAGATGATGACAATGTCAAATATGATAAACCTGAATCACATAAAAATTTCTGGAAGTCGTTTGGTTTAGACAATAAAGCAGGTAAGCTACTTTATTACCTGTACGgagaaagaacaaaaattaacCCTGATTTAATTAATCCGAAAAgctttgttaaaaaaaagaaagaaaaggaagaagagAATGAAGCCCAGAAAAAAGGGTCCAGAAAAGTTCAGATAAGCTACCCGTCCtttaaaagttaaaaaattggaagaaaaaattgaaaaaaaatggaaaaaacaaaagttaaaaatggaaaagaaaacaattaaaaaaagaagaaattatttaaaaaaaatgcaggaaaaatgtgaaaaaaaagttaaaacaaaaatgctGCACATTCAGTTAGTCtaactatttatatatgcacacatgtaCAGTAATAAATGAGACTagtaaacaaaattaacTGATAGATTTAAGTCTGACCAAGGGAATACCTCCCCCGCAACTCCACTTAGTAgtattatttcttcataataaagaatgaaggttaaaaaattaacgtaGATTTACCAAGTCGGagaagtaaaatatttacaaatacaaattaGCAATGAACAGAAAAACTGTGAAGTTAAGCTagataaaattttgaaaaaaaaaaaaaaaaaaaaaaaaagaattaacaGTACATgacaaaaaatgaacaaaaaatgaacaaaaaaaatgatattatacAGCAGCGTAGCAAATAATGTTCTTCTAACGTGGCGATGATTCATTTACAACACCATATCTGCActagttcattttttttttttttttcctaattttTCTTGTCTTTTCCTTCTGAAATACCTTCTTTCagaaaagaatgaaaaagaaaatccCATCGACAAAATACCCCATAAAAAGCCATTGTCTAAAATCTTAGAAGAAacgaaaaattatgaaagcATAAAAGAAATTCCTATACATATTGGGAAAAATcgaaatgaagaaataaaaaaattaaatgaacttTTTCTTGAGAAACAATGTAAGGTTGTACCACCCAGTTGTGCACCTATAGTCTTAACTGAcgaagaaagaaaagaaattattcaAAGTGCACAAAAAA contains:
- a CDS encoding hypothetical protein (conserved Plasmodium protein); its protein translation is MDTNENDENLTEDDDNVKYDKPESHKNFWKSFGLDNKAGKLLYYLYGERTKINPDLINPKSFVKKKKEKEEENEAQKKGSRKVQISYPSFKKKNEKENPIDKIPHKKPLSKILEETKNYESIKEIPIHIGKNRNEEIKKLNELFLEKQCKVVPPSCAPIVLTDEERKEIIQSAQKRLTGFSNAHSKEEKMMDALKNYRSELIIELNEKISQYKSITSKEKTNNYVLTTNPRESNEFEYKKIELKNDIDQCKVNIKKIDDLLDLSK